Proteins co-encoded in one Podarcis muralis chromosome 12, rPodMur119.hap1.1, whole genome shotgun sequence genomic window:
- the YME1L1 gene encoding ATP-dependent zinc metalloprotease YME1L1 isoform X4 yields MEILLSHPCLKSPWFAAPFSMLSLSPLKKVTVPLSHLINAFHSPITPAPSFATPSTQCVQKEAAPEHEVQNSEPVLNIRDLGLSDLKASQFDELVDRLLPGYRVENKISSHWQTSYISAQSFFENKYGFTDVFSVLRSSYLYRQHPSPLQSVCSDLQRWPVFIQTRGFKTLKSRARRLQSSSERLTETENVAPSFVKGLLLRDRGPDVESVDKLMKTKKIPEAQQDAFKTGFAEGFLKAQSLNQRNDSIRRNRFFVLVLILLGLYGLSKTPFLSVRFRTTSGLDAAVDPIQMKNVTFEHVKGVEEAKQELQEVVEFLKNPQKFTVLGGKLPKGILLVGPPGTGKTLLARAVAGEADVPFYYASGSEFDEMFVGVGASRIRNLFREAKANAPCVIFIDELDSVGGKRIESPMHPYSRQTINQLLAEMDGFKPNEGVIIIGATNFPEALDNALIRPGRFDMQVTVPRPDVRGRTEILKWYLNKIKYDESIDAEIIARGTVGFSGAELENLVNQAALKAAVDGKDMVTMKELEFSKDKILMGPERRSVEIDDKNKTITAYHESGHAIIAYYTKDAMPINKATIMPRGPTLGHVSLLPENDRWSETRSQLLAQMDVSMGGRVAEELIFGSDYITTGASSDFDNATKIARLMVTKFGMSEKLGVMTYTDTGKLSPETQSAIEQEIRMLLKESYERAKNILKNRTKEHKNLAEALLTYETLDAKEIQIVLEGKKLELI; encoded by the exons GTCACAGTTCCATTGAGTCACCTCATCAATGCCTTCCATTCACCCATAACTCCAGCTCCATCATTTGCTACACCATCTACCCAGTGTGTACAAAAGGAAGCAGCACCCGAACATGAGGTACAGAATAGCGAG CCAGTACTTAATATACGAGACCTAGGACTTTCTGACTTGAAAGCTAGCCAGTTTGATGAACTAGTGGACAGGCTACTACCTGGCTATCGTGTAGAAAACAAAATCTCTTCACACTGGCAAACATCGTATATATCTGCACAGTCCTTCTTTGAAAATAAGTATG GTTTCACAGATGTCTTTAGTGTCTTGCGCTCATCTTACCTGTACAGACAGCATCCTAGCCCCCTCCAGAGTGTATGTTCAGATCTTCAGCGTTGGCCAG tttttattcAGACACGAGGTTTTAAGACACTGAAATCAAGAGCAAGGCGGCTGCAGTCTTCATCAGAACGAttaacagaaacagaaaatgtaGCGCCCTCATTTGTAAAG GGTCTCCTACTGAGAGATAGAGGACCTGATGTTGAAAGTGTAGATAAactaatgaaaacaaaaaagataCCTGAAGCTCAACAAGATGCCTTTAAAACTGGATTTGCAGAGGGCTTTTTGAAAGCACAGTCACTCAATCAACGTAATG attCCATAAGACGAAATCGTTTCTTTGTCCTTGTTCTGATCCTGCTTGGCCTTTATGGTTTGTCAAAAACTCCTTTTTTATCTG TGCGTTTTCGAACAACTTCTGGACTTGACGCAGCTGTGGACCCTATTCAGATGAAAAATGTTACATTTGAACATGTCAAAGGG gttgaagaagcaaagcaagAGTTGCAAGAGGTGGTAGAATTCTTGAAAAATCCTCAGAAATTCACTGTACTGGGAGGTAAACTTCCTAAAG GTATTCTGTTGGTCGGACCACCTGGAACTGGCAAGACTCTTCTTGCTAGAGCTGTGGCAGGAGAAGCTGATGTTCCATTCTATTATGCCTCTGGATCGGAATTTGACGAGATGTTTGTTGGCGTTGGAGCCAGTCGTATCAGAAACTTGTTTA GGGAAGCCAAAGCGAATGCGCCATGTGTTATATTCATTGATGAGCTGGATTCTGTTGGTGGCAAAAGGATAGAGTCTCCAATGCATCCCTACTCAAGACAGACTATAAATCAGCTCCTTGCTGAAATGGATGG CTTTAAACCCAACGAAGGCGTCATTATCATTGGTGCAACAAACTTCCCTGAAGCCTTagataa TGCTTTGATACGTCCTGGCCGCTTTGACATGCAAGTTACAGTCCCCAGGCCAGATGTCAGGGGCCGAACAGAGATTCTGAAATGGTACCTGAATAAAATAAAGTATGATGAAT CTATTGATGCAGAAATCATTGCAAGAGGAACGGTAGGATTTTCTGGAGCTGAGTTAGAAAACCTAGTGAACCAAGCTGCATTGAAAGCTGCGGTTGATGGGAAGGATATGGTTACTATGAAGGAGCTGGAATTCTCAAAGGACAAAATTCTTATGG GCCCTGAGCGTAGAAGTGTAGAAATTGATGATAAGAATAAAACAATTACAGCCTATCATGAATCTGGGCATGCCATTATTGCATACTATACTAAAGATGCGATGCCAATCAACAAAGCTACCATTATGCCACGAGGGCCAACACTTGGACAT GTGTCTTTGCTGCCAGAAAATGACAGGTGGAGTGAAACTAGGTCCCAGCTGCTTGCCCAGATGGATGTTAGCATGGGAGGAAGAGTTGCAGAAGAACTTATATTTGGGAGTGATTACATCACAACAG GCGCTTCTAGTGATTTTGACAACGCTACTAAAATAGCAAGGCTCATGGTGACTAAGTTTGGAATGAGTGAGAAG CTTGGTGTCATGACCTACACAGATACAGGGAAACTCAGTCCCGAAACTCAGTCCGCAATTGAACAAGAAATAAGAATGCTTTTAAAG GAATCATACGAACGAGCGAAGAATATATTGAAGAACCGCACAAAAGAGCACAAGAATTTAGCGGAAGCATTGCTGACCTATGAGACTTTGGATGCCAAAGAAATTCAGattgttttagaggggaaaaaACTAGAA CTAATCTAG
- the YME1L1 gene encoding ATP-dependent zinc metalloprotease YME1L1 isoform X2, with the protein MEILLSHPCLKSPWFAAPFSMLSLSPLKKVTVPLSHLINAFHSPITPAPSFATPSTQCVQKEAAPEHEVQNSEPVLNIRDLGLSDLKASQFDELVDRLLPGYRVENKISSHWQTSYISAQSFFENKYGFTDVFSVLRSSYLYRQHPSPLQSVCSDLQRWPVFIQTRGFKTLKSRARRLQSSSERLTETENVAPSFVKGLLLRDRGPDVESVDKLMKTKKIPEAQQDAFKTGFAEGFLKAQSLNQHSIRRNRFFVLVLILLGLYGLSKTPFLSVRFRTTSGLDAAVDPIQMKNVTFEHVKGVEEAKQELQEVVEFLKNPQKFTVLGGKLPKGILLVGPPGTGKTLLARAVAGEADVPFYYASGSEFDEMFVGVGASRIRNLFREAKANAPCVIFIDELDSVGGKRIESPMHPYSRQTINQLLAEMDGFKPNEGVIIIGATNFPEALDNALIRPGRFDMQVTVPRPDVRGRTEILKWYLNKIKYDESIDAEIIARGTVGFSGAELENLVNQAALKAAVDGKDMVTMKELEFSKDKILMGPERRSVEIDDKNKTITAYHESGHAIIAYYTKDAMPINKATIMPRGPTLGHVSLLPENDRWSETRSQLLAQMDVSMGGRVAEELIFGSDYITTGASSDFDNATKIARLMVTKFGMSEKLGVMTYTDTGKLSPETQSAIEQEIRMLLKESYERAKNILKNRTKEHKNLAEALLTYETLDAKEIQIVLEGKKLEKEMPGAKEVPTSIDNTISGLHPASLETSNTDAEY; encoded by the exons GTCACAGTTCCATTGAGTCACCTCATCAATGCCTTCCATTCACCCATAACTCCAGCTCCATCATTTGCTACACCATCTACCCAGTGTGTACAAAAGGAAGCAGCACCCGAACATGAGGTACAGAATAGCGAG CCAGTACTTAATATACGAGACCTAGGACTTTCTGACTTGAAAGCTAGCCAGTTTGATGAACTAGTGGACAGGCTACTACCTGGCTATCGTGTAGAAAACAAAATCTCTTCACACTGGCAAACATCGTATATATCTGCACAGTCCTTCTTTGAAAATAAGTATG GTTTCACAGATGTCTTTAGTGTCTTGCGCTCATCTTACCTGTACAGACAGCATCCTAGCCCCCTCCAGAGTGTATGTTCAGATCTTCAGCGTTGGCCAG tttttattcAGACACGAGGTTTTAAGACACTGAAATCAAGAGCAAGGCGGCTGCAGTCTTCATCAGAACGAttaacagaaacagaaaatgtaGCGCCCTCATTTGTAAAG GGTCTCCTACTGAGAGATAGAGGACCTGATGTTGAAAGTGTAGATAAactaatgaaaacaaaaaagataCCTGAAGCTCAACAAGATGCCTTTAAAACTGGATTTGCAGAGGGCTTTTTGAAAGCACAGTCACTCAATCAAC attCCATAAGACGAAATCGTTTCTTTGTCCTTGTTCTGATCCTGCTTGGCCTTTATGGTTTGTCAAAAACTCCTTTTTTATCTG TGCGTTTTCGAACAACTTCTGGACTTGACGCAGCTGTGGACCCTATTCAGATGAAAAATGTTACATTTGAACATGTCAAAGGG gttgaagaagcaaagcaagAGTTGCAAGAGGTGGTAGAATTCTTGAAAAATCCTCAGAAATTCACTGTACTGGGAGGTAAACTTCCTAAAG GTATTCTGTTGGTCGGACCACCTGGAACTGGCAAGACTCTTCTTGCTAGAGCTGTGGCAGGAGAAGCTGATGTTCCATTCTATTATGCCTCTGGATCGGAATTTGACGAGATGTTTGTTGGCGTTGGAGCCAGTCGTATCAGAAACTTGTTTA GGGAAGCCAAAGCGAATGCGCCATGTGTTATATTCATTGATGAGCTGGATTCTGTTGGTGGCAAAAGGATAGAGTCTCCAATGCATCCCTACTCAAGACAGACTATAAATCAGCTCCTTGCTGAAATGGATGG CTTTAAACCCAACGAAGGCGTCATTATCATTGGTGCAACAAACTTCCCTGAAGCCTTagataa TGCTTTGATACGTCCTGGCCGCTTTGACATGCAAGTTACAGTCCCCAGGCCAGATGTCAGGGGCCGAACAGAGATTCTGAAATGGTACCTGAATAAAATAAAGTATGATGAAT CTATTGATGCAGAAATCATTGCAAGAGGAACGGTAGGATTTTCTGGAGCTGAGTTAGAAAACCTAGTGAACCAAGCTGCATTGAAAGCTGCGGTTGATGGGAAGGATATGGTTACTATGAAGGAGCTGGAATTCTCAAAGGACAAAATTCTTATGG GCCCTGAGCGTAGAAGTGTAGAAATTGATGATAAGAATAAAACAATTACAGCCTATCATGAATCTGGGCATGCCATTATTGCATACTATACTAAAGATGCGATGCCAATCAACAAAGCTACCATTATGCCACGAGGGCCAACACTTGGACAT GTGTCTTTGCTGCCAGAAAATGACAGGTGGAGTGAAACTAGGTCCCAGCTGCTTGCCCAGATGGATGTTAGCATGGGAGGAAGAGTTGCAGAAGAACTTATATTTGGGAGTGATTACATCACAACAG GCGCTTCTAGTGATTTTGACAACGCTACTAAAATAGCAAGGCTCATGGTGACTAAGTTTGGAATGAGTGAGAAG CTTGGTGTCATGACCTACACAGATACAGGGAAACTCAGTCCCGAAACTCAGTCCGCAATTGAACAAGAAATAAGAATGCTTTTAAAG GAATCATACGAACGAGCGAAGAATATATTGAAGAACCGCACAAAAGAGCACAAGAATTTAGCGGAAGCATTGCTGACCTATGAGACTTTGGATGCCAAAGAAATTCAGattgttttagaggggaaaaaACTAGAA AAAGAGATGCCAGGAGCAAAAGAAGTTCCCACAAGTATAGATAATACGATCTCAGGGTTGCATCCCGCTTCTTTGGAAACCTCAAATACTGACGCTGAATA CTAA
- the YME1L1 gene encoding ATP-dependent zinc metalloprotease YME1L1 isoform X3 has protein sequence MFSFSTTVQPQVTVPLSHLINAFHSPITPAPSFATPSTQCVQKEAAPEHEVQNSEPVLNIRDLGLSDLKASQFDELVDRLLPGYRVENKISSHWQTSYISAQSFFENKYGFTDVFSVLRSSYLYRQHPSPLQSVCSDLQRWPVFIQTRGFKTLKSRARRLQSSSERLTETENVAPSFVKGLLLRDRGPDVESVDKLMKTKKIPEAQQDAFKTGFAEGFLKAQSLNQRNDSIRRNRFFVLVLILLGLYGLSKTPFLSVRFRTTSGLDAAVDPIQMKNVTFEHVKGVEEAKQELQEVVEFLKNPQKFTVLGGKLPKGILLVGPPGTGKTLLARAVAGEADVPFYYASGSEFDEMFVGVGASRIRNLFREAKANAPCVIFIDELDSVGGKRIESPMHPYSRQTINQLLAEMDGFKPNEGVIIIGATNFPEALDNALIRPGRFDMQVTVPRPDVRGRTEILKWYLNKIKYDESIDAEIIARGTVGFSGAELENLVNQAALKAAVDGKDMVTMKELEFSKDKILMGPERRSVEIDDKNKTITAYHESGHAIIAYYTKDAMPINKATIMPRGPTLGHVSLLPENDRWSETRSQLLAQMDVSMGGRVAEELIFGSDYITTGASSDFDNATKIARLMVTKFGMSEKLGVMTYTDTGKLSPETQSAIEQEIRMLLKESYERAKNILKNRTKEHKNLAEALLTYETLDAKEIQIVLEGKKLEKEMPGAKEVPTSIDNTISGLHPASLETSNTDAEY, from the exons GTCACAGTTCCATTGAGTCACCTCATCAATGCCTTCCATTCACCCATAACTCCAGCTCCATCATTTGCTACACCATCTACCCAGTGTGTACAAAAGGAAGCAGCACCCGAACATGAGGTACAGAATAGCGAG CCAGTACTTAATATACGAGACCTAGGACTTTCTGACTTGAAAGCTAGCCAGTTTGATGAACTAGTGGACAGGCTACTACCTGGCTATCGTGTAGAAAACAAAATCTCTTCACACTGGCAAACATCGTATATATCTGCACAGTCCTTCTTTGAAAATAAGTATG GTTTCACAGATGTCTTTAGTGTCTTGCGCTCATCTTACCTGTACAGACAGCATCCTAGCCCCCTCCAGAGTGTATGTTCAGATCTTCAGCGTTGGCCAG tttttattcAGACACGAGGTTTTAAGACACTGAAATCAAGAGCAAGGCGGCTGCAGTCTTCATCAGAACGAttaacagaaacagaaaatgtaGCGCCCTCATTTGTAAAG GGTCTCCTACTGAGAGATAGAGGACCTGATGTTGAAAGTGTAGATAAactaatgaaaacaaaaaagataCCTGAAGCTCAACAAGATGCCTTTAAAACTGGATTTGCAGAGGGCTTTTTGAAAGCACAGTCACTCAATCAACGTAATG attCCATAAGACGAAATCGTTTCTTTGTCCTTGTTCTGATCCTGCTTGGCCTTTATGGTTTGTCAAAAACTCCTTTTTTATCTG TGCGTTTTCGAACAACTTCTGGACTTGACGCAGCTGTGGACCCTATTCAGATGAAAAATGTTACATTTGAACATGTCAAAGGG gttgaagaagcaaagcaagAGTTGCAAGAGGTGGTAGAATTCTTGAAAAATCCTCAGAAATTCACTGTACTGGGAGGTAAACTTCCTAAAG GTATTCTGTTGGTCGGACCACCTGGAACTGGCAAGACTCTTCTTGCTAGAGCTGTGGCAGGAGAAGCTGATGTTCCATTCTATTATGCCTCTGGATCGGAATTTGACGAGATGTTTGTTGGCGTTGGAGCCAGTCGTATCAGAAACTTGTTTA GGGAAGCCAAAGCGAATGCGCCATGTGTTATATTCATTGATGAGCTGGATTCTGTTGGTGGCAAAAGGATAGAGTCTCCAATGCATCCCTACTCAAGACAGACTATAAATCAGCTCCTTGCTGAAATGGATGG CTTTAAACCCAACGAAGGCGTCATTATCATTGGTGCAACAAACTTCCCTGAAGCCTTagataa TGCTTTGATACGTCCTGGCCGCTTTGACATGCAAGTTACAGTCCCCAGGCCAGATGTCAGGGGCCGAACAGAGATTCTGAAATGGTACCTGAATAAAATAAAGTATGATGAAT CTATTGATGCAGAAATCATTGCAAGAGGAACGGTAGGATTTTCTGGAGCTGAGTTAGAAAACCTAGTGAACCAAGCTGCATTGAAAGCTGCGGTTGATGGGAAGGATATGGTTACTATGAAGGAGCTGGAATTCTCAAAGGACAAAATTCTTATGG GCCCTGAGCGTAGAAGTGTAGAAATTGATGATAAGAATAAAACAATTACAGCCTATCATGAATCTGGGCATGCCATTATTGCATACTATACTAAAGATGCGATGCCAATCAACAAAGCTACCATTATGCCACGAGGGCCAACACTTGGACAT GTGTCTTTGCTGCCAGAAAATGACAGGTGGAGTGAAACTAGGTCCCAGCTGCTTGCCCAGATGGATGTTAGCATGGGAGGAAGAGTTGCAGAAGAACTTATATTTGGGAGTGATTACATCACAACAG GCGCTTCTAGTGATTTTGACAACGCTACTAAAATAGCAAGGCTCATGGTGACTAAGTTTGGAATGAGTGAGAAG CTTGGTGTCATGACCTACACAGATACAGGGAAACTCAGTCCCGAAACTCAGTCCGCAATTGAACAAGAAATAAGAATGCTTTTAAAG GAATCATACGAACGAGCGAAGAATATATTGAAGAACCGCACAAAAGAGCACAAGAATTTAGCGGAAGCATTGCTGACCTATGAGACTTTGGATGCCAAAGAAATTCAGattgttttagaggggaaaaaACTAGAA AAAGAGATGCCAGGAGCAAAAGAAGTTCCCACAAGTATAGATAATACGATCTCAGGGTTGCATCCCGCTTCTTTGGAAACCTCAAATACTGACGCTGAATA CTAA
- the YME1L1 gene encoding ATP-dependent zinc metalloprotease YME1L1 isoform X1 — protein MEILLSHPCLKSPWFAAPFSMLSLSPLKKVTVPLSHLINAFHSPITPAPSFATPSTQCVQKEAAPEHEVQNSEPVLNIRDLGLSDLKASQFDELVDRLLPGYRVENKISSHWQTSYISAQSFFENKYGFTDVFSVLRSSYLYRQHPSPLQSVCSDLQRWPVFIQTRGFKTLKSRARRLQSSSERLTETENVAPSFVKGLLLRDRGPDVESVDKLMKTKKIPEAQQDAFKTGFAEGFLKAQSLNQRNDSIRRNRFFVLVLILLGLYGLSKTPFLSVRFRTTSGLDAAVDPIQMKNVTFEHVKGVEEAKQELQEVVEFLKNPQKFTVLGGKLPKGILLVGPPGTGKTLLARAVAGEADVPFYYASGSEFDEMFVGVGASRIRNLFREAKANAPCVIFIDELDSVGGKRIESPMHPYSRQTINQLLAEMDGFKPNEGVIIIGATNFPEALDNALIRPGRFDMQVTVPRPDVRGRTEILKWYLNKIKYDESIDAEIIARGTVGFSGAELENLVNQAALKAAVDGKDMVTMKELEFSKDKILMGPERRSVEIDDKNKTITAYHESGHAIIAYYTKDAMPINKATIMPRGPTLGHVSLLPENDRWSETRSQLLAQMDVSMGGRVAEELIFGSDYITTGASSDFDNATKIARLMVTKFGMSEKLGVMTYTDTGKLSPETQSAIEQEIRMLLKESYERAKNILKNRTKEHKNLAEALLTYETLDAKEIQIVLEGKKLEKEMPGAKEVPTSIDNTISGLHPASLETSNTDAEY, from the exons GTCACAGTTCCATTGAGTCACCTCATCAATGCCTTCCATTCACCCATAACTCCAGCTCCATCATTTGCTACACCATCTACCCAGTGTGTACAAAAGGAAGCAGCACCCGAACATGAGGTACAGAATAGCGAG CCAGTACTTAATATACGAGACCTAGGACTTTCTGACTTGAAAGCTAGCCAGTTTGATGAACTAGTGGACAGGCTACTACCTGGCTATCGTGTAGAAAACAAAATCTCTTCACACTGGCAAACATCGTATATATCTGCACAGTCCTTCTTTGAAAATAAGTATG GTTTCACAGATGTCTTTAGTGTCTTGCGCTCATCTTACCTGTACAGACAGCATCCTAGCCCCCTCCAGAGTGTATGTTCAGATCTTCAGCGTTGGCCAG tttttattcAGACACGAGGTTTTAAGACACTGAAATCAAGAGCAAGGCGGCTGCAGTCTTCATCAGAACGAttaacagaaacagaaaatgtaGCGCCCTCATTTGTAAAG GGTCTCCTACTGAGAGATAGAGGACCTGATGTTGAAAGTGTAGATAAactaatgaaaacaaaaaagataCCTGAAGCTCAACAAGATGCCTTTAAAACTGGATTTGCAGAGGGCTTTTTGAAAGCACAGTCACTCAATCAACGTAATG attCCATAAGACGAAATCGTTTCTTTGTCCTTGTTCTGATCCTGCTTGGCCTTTATGGTTTGTCAAAAACTCCTTTTTTATCTG TGCGTTTTCGAACAACTTCTGGACTTGACGCAGCTGTGGACCCTATTCAGATGAAAAATGTTACATTTGAACATGTCAAAGGG gttgaagaagcaaagcaagAGTTGCAAGAGGTGGTAGAATTCTTGAAAAATCCTCAGAAATTCACTGTACTGGGAGGTAAACTTCCTAAAG GTATTCTGTTGGTCGGACCACCTGGAACTGGCAAGACTCTTCTTGCTAGAGCTGTGGCAGGAGAAGCTGATGTTCCATTCTATTATGCCTCTGGATCGGAATTTGACGAGATGTTTGTTGGCGTTGGAGCCAGTCGTATCAGAAACTTGTTTA GGGAAGCCAAAGCGAATGCGCCATGTGTTATATTCATTGATGAGCTGGATTCTGTTGGTGGCAAAAGGATAGAGTCTCCAATGCATCCCTACTCAAGACAGACTATAAATCAGCTCCTTGCTGAAATGGATGG CTTTAAACCCAACGAAGGCGTCATTATCATTGGTGCAACAAACTTCCCTGAAGCCTTagataa TGCTTTGATACGTCCTGGCCGCTTTGACATGCAAGTTACAGTCCCCAGGCCAGATGTCAGGGGCCGAACAGAGATTCTGAAATGGTACCTGAATAAAATAAAGTATGATGAAT CTATTGATGCAGAAATCATTGCAAGAGGAACGGTAGGATTTTCTGGAGCTGAGTTAGAAAACCTAGTGAACCAAGCTGCATTGAAAGCTGCGGTTGATGGGAAGGATATGGTTACTATGAAGGAGCTGGAATTCTCAAAGGACAAAATTCTTATGG GCCCTGAGCGTAGAAGTGTAGAAATTGATGATAAGAATAAAACAATTACAGCCTATCATGAATCTGGGCATGCCATTATTGCATACTATACTAAAGATGCGATGCCAATCAACAAAGCTACCATTATGCCACGAGGGCCAACACTTGGACAT GTGTCTTTGCTGCCAGAAAATGACAGGTGGAGTGAAACTAGGTCCCAGCTGCTTGCCCAGATGGATGTTAGCATGGGAGGAAGAGTTGCAGAAGAACTTATATTTGGGAGTGATTACATCACAACAG GCGCTTCTAGTGATTTTGACAACGCTACTAAAATAGCAAGGCTCATGGTGACTAAGTTTGGAATGAGTGAGAAG CTTGGTGTCATGACCTACACAGATACAGGGAAACTCAGTCCCGAAACTCAGTCCGCAATTGAACAAGAAATAAGAATGCTTTTAAAG GAATCATACGAACGAGCGAAGAATATATTGAAGAACCGCACAAAAGAGCACAAGAATTTAGCGGAAGCATTGCTGACCTATGAGACTTTGGATGCCAAAGAAATTCAGattgttttagaggggaaaaaACTAGAA AAAGAGATGCCAGGAGCAAAAGAAGTTCCCACAAGTATAGATAATACGATCTCAGGGTTGCATCCCGCTTCTTTGGAAACCTCAAATACTGACGCTGAATA CTAA
- the YME1L1 gene encoding ATP-dependent zinc metalloprotease YME1L1 isoform X5, whose protein sequence is MFSFSTTVQPQVTVPLSHLINAFHSPITPAPSFATPSTQCVQKEAAPEHEVQNSEPVLNIRDLGLSDLKASQFDELVDRLLPGYRVENKISSHWQTSYISAQSFFENKYGFTDVFSVLRSSYLYRQHPSPLQSVCSDLQRWPVFIQTRGFKTLKSRARRLQSSSERLTETENVAPSFVKGLLLRDRGPDVESVDKLMKTKKIPEAQQDAFKTGFAEGFLKAQSLNQRNDSIRRNRFFVLVLILLGLYGLSKTPFLSVRFRTTSGLDAAVDPIQMKNVTFEHVKGVEEAKQELQEVVEFLKNPQKFTVLGGKLPKGILLVGPPGTGKTLLARAVAGEADVPFYYASGSEFDEMFVGVGASRIRNLFREAKANAPCVIFIDELDSVGGKRIESPMHPYSRQTINQLLAEMDGFKPNEGVIIIGATNFPEALDNALIRPGRFDMQVTVPRPDVRGRTEILKWYLNKIKYDESIDAEIIARGTVGFSGAELENLVNQAALKAAVDGKDMVTMKELEFSKDKILMGPERRSVEIDDKNKTITAYHESGHAIIAYYTKDAMPINKATIMPRGPTLGHVSLLPENDRWSETRSQLLAQMDVSMGGRVAEELIFGSDYITTGASSDFDNATKIARLMVTKFGMSEKLGVMTYTDTGKLSPETQSAIEQEIRMLLKESYERAKNILKNRTKEHKNLAEALLTYETLDAKEIQIVLEGKKLEVR, encoded by the exons GTCACAGTTCCATTGAGTCACCTCATCAATGCCTTCCATTCACCCATAACTCCAGCTCCATCATTTGCTACACCATCTACCCAGTGTGTACAAAAGGAAGCAGCACCCGAACATGAGGTACAGAATAGCGAG CCAGTACTTAATATACGAGACCTAGGACTTTCTGACTTGAAAGCTAGCCAGTTTGATGAACTAGTGGACAGGCTACTACCTGGCTATCGTGTAGAAAACAAAATCTCTTCACACTGGCAAACATCGTATATATCTGCACAGTCCTTCTTTGAAAATAAGTATG GTTTCACAGATGTCTTTAGTGTCTTGCGCTCATCTTACCTGTACAGACAGCATCCTAGCCCCCTCCAGAGTGTATGTTCAGATCTTCAGCGTTGGCCAG tttttattcAGACACGAGGTTTTAAGACACTGAAATCAAGAGCAAGGCGGCTGCAGTCTTCATCAGAACGAttaacagaaacagaaaatgtaGCGCCCTCATTTGTAAAG GGTCTCCTACTGAGAGATAGAGGACCTGATGTTGAAAGTGTAGATAAactaatgaaaacaaaaaagataCCTGAAGCTCAACAAGATGCCTTTAAAACTGGATTTGCAGAGGGCTTTTTGAAAGCACAGTCACTCAATCAACGTAATG attCCATAAGACGAAATCGTTTCTTTGTCCTTGTTCTGATCCTGCTTGGCCTTTATGGTTTGTCAAAAACTCCTTTTTTATCTG TGCGTTTTCGAACAACTTCTGGACTTGACGCAGCTGTGGACCCTATTCAGATGAAAAATGTTACATTTGAACATGTCAAAGGG gttgaagaagcaaagcaagAGTTGCAAGAGGTGGTAGAATTCTTGAAAAATCCTCAGAAATTCACTGTACTGGGAGGTAAACTTCCTAAAG GTATTCTGTTGGTCGGACCACCTGGAACTGGCAAGACTCTTCTTGCTAGAGCTGTGGCAGGAGAAGCTGATGTTCCATTCTATTATGCCTCTGGATCGGAATTTGACGAGATGTTTGTTGGCGTTGGAGCCAGTCGTATCAGAAACTTGTTTA GGGAAGCCAAAGCGAATGCGCCATGTGTTATATTCATTGATGAGCTGGATTCTGTTGGTGGCAAAAGGATAGAGTCTCCAATGCATCCCTACTCAAGACAGACTATAAATCAGCTCCTTGCTGAAATGGATGG CTTTAAACCCAACGAAGGCGTCATTATCATTGGTGCAACAAACTTCCCTGAAGCCTTagataa TGCTTTGATACGTCCTGGCCGCTTTGACATGCAAGTTACAGTCCCCAGGCCAGATGTCAGGGGCCGAACAGAGATTCTGAAATGGTACCTGAATAAAATAAAGTATGATGAAT CTATTGATGCAGAAATCATTGCAAGAGGAACGGTAGGATTTTCTGGAGCTGAGTTAGAAAACCTAGTGAACCAAGCTGCATTGAAAGCTGCGGTTGATGGGAAGGATATGGTTACTATGAAGGAGCTGGAATTCTCAAAGGACAAAATTCTTATGG GCCCTGAGCGTAGAAGTGTAGAAATTGATGATAAGAATAAAACAATTACAGCCTATCATGAATCTGGGCATGCCATTATTGCATACTATACTAAAGATGCGATGCCAATCAACAAAGCTACCATTATGCCACGAGGGCCAACACTTGGACAT GTGTCTTTGCTGCCAGAAAATGACAGGTGGAGTGAAACTAGGTCCCAGCTGCTTGCCCAGATGGATGTTAGCATGGGAGGAAGAGTTGCAGAAGAACTTATATTTGGGAGTGATTACATCACAACAG GCGCTTCTAGTGATTTTGACAACGCTACTAAAATAGCAAGGCTCATGGTGACTAAGTTTGGAATGAGTGAGAAG CTTGGTGTCATGACCTACACAGATACAGGGAAACTCAGTCCCGAAACTCAGTCCGCAATTGAACAAGAAATAAGAATGCTTTTAAAG GAATCATACGAACGAGCGAAGAATATATTGAAGAACCGCACAAAAGAGCACAAGAATTTAGCGGAAGCATTGCTGACCTATGAGACTTTGGATGCCAAAGAAATTCAGattgttttagaggggaaaaaACTAGAAGTGAGATGA